A region from the Alphaproteobacteria bacterium genome encodes:
- a CDS encoding CpaF family protein encodes MDTQPDVWSLVSHYCLPVQPFLDMEGVTEICINRFDDIFIERHGRMVKVEAHFSDEFQLVNLVMQISHALNQPCSADHHPILDARLPDGSRVCAVLYPTSTKGTSLTIRVAPKQRFTPAMLVANQMLTQDMLALLTQAIEDKANIVISGGTGSGKTTILSVLSQLIPIEDRVITVEDTHELHLLAPNSIHLEAPKRQVKGDHQHVDMAQLIKTTLRMKPDRILVGEIRDAQAAMAFLQAINTGHRGTCTTLHANNPEDAINRLQTLIATYQNFSFETIRQLVMGNLDLLIHVEHIRGVGRKMTHLTRCLEGKMVHLYK; translated from the coding sequence ATGGATACACAACCGGATGTATGGTCACTGGTGAGCCATTATTGCCTGCCTGTCCAGCCCTTTTTAGACATGGAAGGCGTAACCGAAATCTGCATTAACCGCTTTGACGATATTTTTATCGAGCGCCATGGTAGAATGGTCAAAGTGGAGGCGCACTTTAGTGATGAGTTTCAACTGGTCAACCTGGTCATGCAAATCAGCCATGCCCTGAACCAGCCGTGCTCCGCCGACCATCATCCTATTCTGGATGCCAGGTTGCCGGATGGTTCCCGCGTGTGCGCCGTGTTATACCCCACTTCCACCAAAGGAACCTCTCTCACCATTCGCGTGGCTCCCAAACAGCGCTTTACACCTGCAATGCTGGTTGCCAATCAGATGCTCACGCAAGACATGTTGGCCCTGCTCACACAGGCCATTGAAGACAAAGCCAATATCGTAATTTCTGGGGGAACGGGTTCGGGTAAAACCACCATTTTATCTGTTTTGAGCCAGCTTATCCCTATTGAAGACAGGGTTATCACCGTTGAAGACACCCACGAACTTCACCTGTTAGCACCCAACAGTATTCACCTCGAAGCTCCTAAACGCCAGGTGAAAGGCGACCATCAACACGTTGATATGGCGCAGCTCATCAAAACCACCCTCCGCATGAAACCCGACCGCATCCTGGTAGGCGAAATTCGTGATGCCCAAGCCGCCATGGCCTTCCTTCAAGCCATTAACACCGGCCATCGCGGCACTTGCACCACCCTTCACGCCAACAACCCCGAAGATGCCATCAACCGACTACAGACCTTAATTGCGACCTATCAGAATTTTTCGTTTGAGACTATACGGCAGCTGGTGATGGGCAATCTTGATCTATTGATACACGTAGAACATATCAGAGGGGTAGGACGAAAAATGACACACCTGACCCGGTGTTTGGAAGGAAAAATGGTTCATTTATACAAGTGA